The genomic stretch TTATATGCTGTGTGTTGGGTGGTATTTTTGGTCCCAAATGCAAAGTGGGGCAGCAGTAGGCCTGGTCTCCACCAAAAGACCTCCGCCACCCGCTCACAACAAGGATCGGTGCTCCCACGAAAAAATCCAATAATGACGATGGAGATAGGACTCAGCAGCCCAATGACGATTGAGAGAACACTATGGTGCATGGGGAGGAACTCCTCCTTCATTTTTCTGCTTTCTCAGCCTTGAACTCTTCTTCGACCCTTTCTTCATTGATAACCTTCATTTCCCTTCTATATCTGAAATTTCTCCAATGACCTTCATGTCAATGGAATTGATTAGCAGGATAATGATTATTATTAGCAATGATTTCTCATTATTGTAGAGTTGTAATGTAATTATTTTAGTATCTCCTTAATTATGAAAACAGACTGTATACACTATATATAGAGGAATAATACAGCAGAAACATACACAATTTTGTGTTAAACATGGTATCAGTCTAGGTTCTGATCCTTCCCTAATTCAGTCCAAAAGTCCTAGTCTCGTCTTTCTCAAGTCTGTCCAGATCTCGTTTCTTGTACTTTCCTTGTCATTTTTTTCTCTCGGCTTCATGTCTCTACTGAAAAGTATGACAAATATGATATCTTTTTCATTCACCTTATTGACAAGACATACTCAGCCTGGTCATTTCAGTTCCAGATATTTGTCACAGGTAAGGACCTTTGGGGTCAAGTTGATGGCACCAAGCCTACTCCTGACAGAGAAGCAGAAGGACGAACATGCCAAGTGGGTAGTCAAAGATGCACAATTAGTAATATTAATAGGTCTAATATATTACTAGATTTAACTTTAGTAATGATGCTCCTGTTAGTTTCCCACAAATGTTATCTTTTTGGTATACGAAGATATCAATAACCTATGATGCAACATATATTCATCGTAATTAATCTGTGTCTCTTGTGTAAAAAAAGATAGAGATAGAGATATCATGAAAAATTATAGGCCAAATCATTATGAAGGCTTTAAATATAGATTGTTTCTCATTAGGAAGGACAAATAGTTAGATATTATAACATCGTTTGATTCATGTAGTGGGCAAAGATGTTATTGTTGTATACTGTTAAGAGTCTCACATCGGACAAaatatggcctgaacatgtgtttataagtgggggcagtcctcactctaccaaccggttttgtagggttgagttaggccaACCACATGTCTTAACATATACTATGAGTGCATTGAGTACTAAAAGGACTAATTGCGGAGCCAATTGACAGCTATTACGATTTACAACCGTCATAACTATAGCTAATTCTAACATAAATATGGTAACAGAAGTTTAACTAGTATACTTACAGTACATAATTGAATATGCATACAATGAATTAGTATTCAATACAACTATGTATATTGGCAGTCATTTTGAAACATTGAATTTATCAATGGAGGTTTCCCAGGTTTTGAAGGAAACCTCCATTGAATCTAATTCTAACAAACCTTGTGTGAAGTCCATGTAATCTGCTCATATTTATCATGCTTTTCTATGTTTCTGAAGTTTCTTAAATTTTATTTTTCTCATGTCATGTGATATGTTTTAACTTTCTCAGTTTGATTTCATGCCACAACCAATGTTTGTATTATTTCATCATAATATATAAGTAGTTAACCTTGTTGTAAATGCTTGACAAATGCCCCTCCCAGTGTGATTCAGATAGACAACAAGAAAAATAGAGTAAAGAAGACAACACATTAACACCAAGACTTTTAATGTGAAAACCCCTCTCAATATGAAATGAAAAAATCACAAGATCTTATAACTCAAACTAAATGTCTTCATTATGAAATAATACAATTTACGATGGTTCTCTTAACAAATCAAACATAGTGTAAAGAAGATTTGATTTAGGTTTCTGAATAAATGGTGGTTCTTTGCAGAATTTTTCTGGCGATGCATTTTGAGAATGCAAGTTGAAAAAGGGTTGGCCGTTATACTTGGTATCATGTCTGTTGCAATTCTTCTGGCAGAGGCAACTCTTCTACCTAGTGTCGATCTATCTCTTTTCTCAATTCTCATAAAATCTGTTGGAACACAGGAGATGCTTGTGCAGGTAGGACCaatataaacacacacacacacacacacacacaccccGACACACGTATCTCACCTTGTCGAATAAAAGTTTGTGATGAAGATTTCATTTTAGAATATGGAAAATCTTACAATATTTTAAAGATTGACGTGACACATCTCATATGAACTTCCTAGTGATGGACCAATTGGGCCTCTTTGGGGTGCATATTAACCGGTCAACTGCACCCGTGcttgattttattttgttttaaatatAATTGGTTCTATGCCTATCTTTTCTTAGCTAAAACAAACTTGCATCCTTTTGGCTAAGGTTGTAATTCACTACCTAGGACTTAAACTCACTTTTGGAGTTGGGTTATGCATGAAGTCAATGCATACAAATTAGTGAGATTTAATTTGTATGCACTAAGAGTATAAAATAGTTATACACATACATCCAATCACATCTTAACATTTAGATATTTGTGTAAGTATTTTGAAAAGTACTATTAACATATCCGAATGGTGAAATTTGATTGGACGTCACTGTAAAACATTTTTATACTTTCAGTGCTTACAAGATAAACTTAACTACTCATGGAATTCCACAGGATGTTTCTTTTCCTCAATGAAATGCTTGCCGTATTTTTATATTAATGAAGAGAAGCTGCTTTCTGAATCACATATCTTCGATTTCTTGCTTAGGCTTTTGCTTTTGTTCCACTCATGTACATGTGCATTTGCACATACTTCTCCTTATTCAAAATTGGAAGGCTGGTGTTTTACTCATTGACACCCAGGCAGACCAGCCCAGTTAACCTGCTTATGATATGCTCGTAAGTGATATTTGCACATTGTTTCCCGAATTGCCCGTGCTATCTAGCAAATATAATTTATTTTCTATCTCATTCCCAGTATGGTTGCTCGCTATGCCCCCCCTGTATCATACAACTTTCTCAATCTCATTCGCCTAGGGTCTGATAAAACAACTATATTTGAACAGGTAGTTACTTTATCATGGTTTCATGCATTTCTTTTTTCCTATTAATCGTTTTTCTAACTCGGTGCATTTTGTAATTGTTTGCAGCGAATGGGGAACATTGATAATGCCGTTCCTTTCTTTGGAGATAAATTTAACAAAATCTTTCCACTTATAATGGTTATATATACCCTTTTGGTTGCAAGCAACTTTTTTGACAGGGTATTTGATTTTCTGGGTAGTTGGAAGAGATATATTTTCAAAACTGAAGCTGAAGATTCGGATGGTTTCAATTCATCTGGGTTAATTATCTTGCAGAAAGGTATGCATGCCAAGACTTCTTAGTTGTTAAAGCTCTAGTTCAAATTAAATGGCAAATCATGTCTAAACTACGAAGCTTTTATGTATAGTAGGATACTAAATTTGTGATACTATTGCTGATGATTGAATTCGTATAATCTGTAGAACGGTATTGGCTTGAACAAGGTTGTAAAGTAGGCGAGCAAGTTGTTCCACTTGCGAGGAATTTTAATAGCATTGTTGTTGAACCTAGCAACAACGTTATGGTATGTTTGACCCACCCACCCATCCCCTAAAAAAGGAAGCAATCATTTCtcattattttcattttcttctGGTGTGTAGCTTAACATCATCGTGACTTTGACAGCTGCAAGATATAACATTTGTTACTCTGCTCATTCAAACATTTCCACTCATGTCATTACTTTCATTGTTCAGGAGGAGAATGCTGTTGAAATGAATGGAACTTCCACTTTAACTAATACCGATAGTAATGGACGTCTGTCCAAAACTTTGAAGGAAGAGACAAGGAGATATACTTCGAGCAGAGACGCGATCAGCAGTAAGTATGCTGCCGTCAGACAGCAGAGTGGACTAGCATCTAAATTGAAGGTAGAAGCGAGAAACTTAGACTCTGCTAAGGTTTCCTTGCTCGATAAAGGCAATACTCATTATAGTAATACATCTGGAACTTCTGGTTTTGTTTCCACATGGCAAACATTAAAAAAAGGCTTTACGAGTTTCAAGGCCGACGTCGGGGACGTCAAAGGTTTTTTACCCATACGTCAAACACAGCAAGATAGGATCTCTAGTGTTTCCTCTTCTGAATCTCTTGATGATATATTTCAAAGACTGAACCAGCCTTCAATGGACCAAACCTCTTACAATGACAGTTCAAGATGATGTCGATAGTTTGTGCAAGAATTGGAAATGCAATTCCCGTACAGCCTTTTACAACGATGAAGATAATTCAACAGAGGCTAATATTTCCGGTTCTTCTAGACGGAATAGTTTGCGCAAGAAGTTGTAAGTGTTACAGAATTGGTTATGCAATTTCCATTCTATCATGTACATTAGTTGAGAAATCTCTCAGAATGATAGTCTCCTATACAGGAATTAATATACGTTCCAAATTAATCACATAAACAGAGTATAATCAGATTTAGTTTCATTGGCTAATTCACTTTAGAGAGTAAAGTAAGTATTGTAAAAAATCTATAAGCAGAATAATTACAGTAAAATTATTGCAATTTAATTATATGTAAGTTACATTATTGAAATTATTCCAAGTTAAACTCATAATGAAAATTCAACCCTTTCTCTCCCTCGTTGTTCTTGAATGCATTAAGGTTTCTTTTACATCCTTCCTTGTCAATTTGAGTAGCTTGGACCAAAAGCTTCTTTTCTTGTAATTCCCATTAACCTCCCTTTCTCTGATTTGGCTTGTTGAAACAAAAGCAATCGACTTACTCTTCTTCAACTCATAATTGAAGCTAACCATATTGGAAGAAAAAGAATCCATCACACTAGATGTTTGCCGACGGTGAAGACGACGGCTATGACCTTGAGATTGAGACATATATTTTGAAGAGGATGAAGAAAAGTGTTGTGGAGATTGAGGAACATGATGAActtgtttgttgttgttgttaagCTTTGAAAGTTTGTCTCTTAAACAATAATAGCAAACACCAGGTAGTTGTTTGTCATTTATGTGCTCTCTGCACTTTGTTCCTGCTGCTTCTAACTCTGATAATTTCATTTTGATTGgtgtttttttcttcttcttctttacGTGCGGTTTAGTACCATTTTATAGACTCATTAGTCGTCGttgaaattaataaaaaaatgCTCAATTATGCATTTCCTCGAAACTTCACTTTTCACGTAATTAATCTTGCTTCTCGATGGTTTCTTTAATTGATTTTGACGCAATCTACAAGGGAAGTGATGTAATTAAATTCGTAAGAAAACGTAAGTGATTATAATTCAATTGAAGAAAAATTGAGTTTTCTTTTTAGAATTAGGAATAAACAATCATCTACCATAAATTTCTATACAAACACATCTACTGTGTTACTCCCTATCTCGAATTAACTAGGAAATTTCAACGTTATTTATTGAGATGTCGAATATGTGGAGAACAAGAATACGTGGGAAAAACTCATCTAACTTATGAGTTACGAAAGCAGCCAAATCAACATTTGTCCTTTGACTGTGTGAACGACATCAGAACATGTTGCTAGTCAAGGGAGCGCACGTGTGGATgtaataaattaattatttttaggCCTACCACGACAAAAAGACACAACTGATAGAAAAGAAGATACGACCCACACCACAATATCAAAGTTTGCCCCtcattaatttttatttaatttacTAGATTTAAGGGCAAatcaataatatatatatatatatatatatatatatatatatatatatatatatatatatatatatatatatatatatatagtcaAGTTCAAATGACATCAATATATTAAACTTAATACCATACATCTCTGAAAACTGTGTTTAATGTATATTCATATAACAAAATCCACCGTTGAATTGAAATATATTTTCATATAGATCATCTCtataaaatttaacatcaatcgAAAATCATTTGATAGGTTAAAAAGAATGATCAAAATTAGCGATTTTGTTAAAGTTTTGTAAGTCGTTAATTTTTATACATCTCGTTAGCATATCAAATGATTTTCGATTAATGTTATAtataattagtttttttttttaaaagaaaaaaaaattattttaaacGTTTTACTTATTTTACTGTTCATTTTCGACCATAACCCTGAACTTTGATTTTCTTTAAGGGTACTTTGCTGATAGTGTGTGGTGCATGTCGTAAGTCCGAGAAGTGAGAGAATAAAACCGTTGGTTTAACACATTGTAGTTGCCATTAAGAAAACAACCAATAGGGGggaggagagagagagagtaaGTAGGAAAAACTAAGAAATAACCAATTACATAATAGAAAGTTGtttaataatttattatttaGTAACTATGTCTCAAATCATCAAGGCTTTGAGTGAGTTAGGATGTAGTTCACGTAGCAATATTAGTACCCGAACCTTAGTTCCTGCTACCTTAAACAATGACAAATTTGAATTAGATCAAGATACTTTCTAAAATCAGGAATTAGAAATTTAAGAAATAGAAAATAGATTAGTTAACTGATATATGACagaaattaaattaaaagaaATTTATAAAATTAGCACGTTTGATTTTTTGAGTAAAAAAATTATTCATACTATGGAATCTGTTACTTATA from Lathyrus oleraceus cultivar Zhongwan6 chromosome 7, CAAS_Psat_ZW6_1.0, whole genome shotgun sequence encodes the following:
- the LOC127101371 gene encoding uncharacterized protein LOC127101371 isoform X1, which produces MCIIEGGMRCSWNEVDSNSILRLKVTATLIDRNRSIEREKMWVFYLISLPLTMGMVLFTLRYFAGPSVPLYVLFTVGYTWFVSLSIIILVPADIWLTISSLSDNGGISFFWSWSYWSTFLLTWAVVPLIQGFEDAGDFTVSERLKTSIHVNLVFYLILGSIGLIGLILLIMMQRRWSGSILGFAMACSNTFGLVTGAFLLGFGLSEIPKNVWRNADWTTRQKVLSHKIAKMAVELDDAHQELSNAIVVARATSNQMSRRDPLRRYMDVIDDMLTQMFREDPSFTPQGGRLGGRDMDYDTDEKSMATLRRHLRGAIEEYCRYKSEYMTYVLEALELEDTTKNYERRNIIGWKYMSSIRPVRTGKLGSLFDTLEFFWRCILRMQVEKGLAVILGIMSVAILLAEATLLPSVDLSLFSILIKSVGTQEMLVQAFAFVPLMYMCICTYFSLFKIGRLVFYSLTPRQTSPVNLLMICSMVARYAPPVSYNFLNLIRLGSDKTTIFEQRMGNIDNAVPFFGDKFNKIFPLIMVIYTLLVASNFFDRVFDFLGSWKRYIFKTEAEDSDGFNSSGLIILQKERYWLEQGCKVGEQVVPLARNFNSIVVEPSNNVMEENAVEMNGTSTLTNTDSNGRLSKTLKEETRRYTSSRDAISSKYAAVRQQSGLASKLKVEARNLDSAKVSLLDKGNTHYSNTSGTSGFVSTWQTLKKGFTSFKADVGDVKGFLPIRQTQQDRISSVSSSESLDDIFQRLNQPSMDQTSYNDSSR
- the LOC127102240 gene encoding uncharacterized protein LOC127102240 yields the protein MKLSELEAAGTKCREHINDKQLPGVCYYCLRDKLSKLNNNNKQVHHVPQSPQHFSSSSSKYMSQSQGHSRRLHRRQTSSVMDSFSSNMVSFNYELKKSKSIAFVSTSQIREREVNGNYKKRSFWSKLLKLTRKDVKETLMHSRTTRERKG